ATCGGCTAAAATGGAGCTCGGAGGCCTAGACAGGATTAGTCGGGTGATAAAGGTGGTTGGATACGTGGCTTCTGCGGAGGGGTTCGCGGATCAGCCTGTTGTGATAAACGGGGCGTCTGATCTGCTGGTCGACGTGTTCGGAGAGAGGGGGAGGCATGCGCGGGTCTCAGTTGGGGTCGCTGAGCTCCCTAGTAACGTGCCTGTCGAGGTTGAGGTCACCTTTGAAATCAAAGGTTCAGAGACAGGCGCTGATGTTGAGGAGGCTAATCATGTTCAGGAGGAACTTCTCAAGGAGGCTGAGCAGAGGACCTCTGCTAGAAAAAGGAGCCGAGGACCGTATAGAAAAGCAGCCATCTAAAAGCTCTCTAAAACGCGATCATTGAGTACATTGTTTGGGGTAAGTGATGAGAGTAAGATGTGTGAAGCAGCGGCGTTCTAGATTGTTACACATAACTCAAGTTAGTTAAAGGATTGACTTGCTTGGAAGTGGAAAAATGCCTACGTAAGCTGTTGCGAGCCTACGTAGGGGTTGAAAAAATGAGGTTTGTTTAGGTTATGTTATACATAGAAGTTGTAGGTTGCTGTTGTGGTTCCACTTGTTGATAGACTCTTGTATGTGCTATAGCTGAGCAGTATTTCGCCTGTTCTTGTAACCTGGACGCGTTGTACTCCTGAGGAGTATATGTTCTGTTTGAAGGTGATGGTGTTGCTTCCTAATACCGCGTATTTGGATATGTCCATTGTGAAGCTTGTGAACACGTTGTTGTTTTGTGGAGAGTCGATGGTAGGTAAAGTCGCTACTACTTGATTGTTGACGAGAATAGTGACCTCTCCCTTGTTGTCGTAGTCGTAGCCTTGGAATGAGAGGATGCAGGGTGCGCTGCCCGAGGGTATGCCTGATGCGGTTGTAGTTGTGGTCGTTGTTGTGGTGGTTGGGTTTTTGGTGAATGTCCATGCTGTGTGTAGTGGGACTCCGTTAATATCGTAGATTTGCACTGTTACAGTAGTTCCTGAGACATCCACTACTGCGAAGCCGTAGTTGCTGGTACACCAGTTTGCGCGGGAGGTGCAGCCGTATAGTGGTGCGCCTGCGCCGCCTGTTATGAACTCTTCGTACTCACGGTTTGTGTTGACGCCTGATATTTTGCTGCTGTCGATGTGTGTGTAGGCTATGACGTGCTCATGGCCGTGGAAGATTGCTGTTACTGATGGGTGTGCGTTGGTGATTGTGGTCCATTGCGCTGGTGGAGCGGGTGCCGGTGTGGGGCAGTGAGAGTCGGATGTGCAATAGACTGGGGCGTGCCACTCGAGGAAAGTGAGTGCGCAGCCTGTGCCGCCGCAGCCTGTTCTCTCAGCTGTTGTGAGGTCTGCGTCCAGCCAGTTCAACTGGTCCGCGCTGGGTCTTGTTGAGCTGACGTCATCGATTACAGCCATTCCGACAAAGTGGCTGTTACCGTAATCAAACGAGAAGTCTAAGCTGTCCTGTCCCGAACGGTAGTTGTACCGTGTTCCACCGAATGATGATACAATTGAGCCGATGTTGAAGTTGCTTTGCCAAAGAGCAATATCCGTTGAGTCGTGGTTGCCCATAATGGGAACAGTCTTCGACAGCAGGTTGCTGTTCATTGTGCTCTTCCAGACTGAGGGGCAGTTACCTTGGCTGAAGTCGTAGCATAAATCTCCAGTGAAGAGTTGGAAGGCTGGGTTGAACCCGTTAGCCTTGTTTGAAACTTGAGATAAGGCACCTGTATTTACCGGCTGAGCTGCGCTGTTTCCTCGACTATCGCCCATAACGACGAATCTGAACGGTATAGCTCCTGTTGCAGGGGTGGTCGTTGTTGTTGTAGTGGGTGGGGTTGTAGTTGAGGTGGTTGTAGTGCTTTGGAGGGTGTTGAAGCGGTAAGTTACTGAGCTGGTGCCGCCTGCTAATAAGATGTGGTAGGTGCTGTCATTTAGCAGCGGTACTCCGTTTGACCCAGTTACCTGAACGTTCTTGACTCCTGAGGAGTAGAGGTTCTGACTGAAGGTTACAGTGTTTCCGCCTGATAATGCGTAGTTCGTGATATCGAATGAGAAGCTCGTGAATGCGTTGTTGTTCTGGTAAGAGTCAACAACTGGTAATATGGCTACTTCTTGGTTGTTGACATGTACAGAGACTTCGCCTTGGTTGTCGTAGTCGTATCCTTGGAATGATAGGGTATAGGTTGCGCTGGCAGAAGGAGTTGTGGTTGTAGACGTAGGTAAGGCATTGGTTGTTGAGGTTGTTGTTATGCTGCTTTGTTGATCGTATTGTGGTTGTTGAACTTTCCAGAAGCCGCCTTGTTCGCTTGCCACTACGAAGCTGTAGTTTCCGGGTAGGAAGCCTATTGCTTCGCCCTGCTGGTTGGAGTAGTAGATACGCCACTGCTTAGTGGGTGAAGTGAAGAAGTCCGCTACGTTGGTAGAGGATGCGCTACGTTCGATTATCCAGTGGTAGTCGTTTATGTCGTTTATCAGAGCGAGTCTGCGTCCATCGGCGGAGATGTCTGCGCCTGTGATGTAGATGCCTCCGGTAAATGTGCCAACGTAGTTTAGCGTTACTTTCTTTGATGGGTCTACCGTTGGAAATGCGTATACTTCAGTTGTTATTGATCGTTTTTGCACAATGTAGGGTATTCCTTGCCAGACGAAGAAAGCCTCGCTGTCACGTGCTCCGTTAGGATAGTTGAAGTGGTATGCTGTTGAGGGAATGTTTGTAACGGTGCTGTAGGGGTTAGGTTCGCCTACTCGGTATAGTACGTAGTCGCTGCGGGTTTGGCTGTTGTCGCCGATGTCGCCTATCCAGATGT
This window of the Nitrososphaerota archaeon genome carries:
- a CDS encoding metallophosphoesterase, with product MSKKQHSHLQTIASILMIGLLLPTGSTQTGFLIGTAAAITEQQLSIIPLSLGTHHVPEGSGIVASRTYPGIYWMIADSGNPASLYAIDGTGAMVNIFPVAGATNVDWEDIAIDSNGYIWIGDIGDNSQTRSDYVLYRVGEPNPYSTVTNIPSTAYHFNYPNGARDSEAFFVWQGIPYIVQKRSITTEVYAFPTVDPSKKVTLNYVGTFTGGIYITGADISADGRRLALINDINDYHWIIERSASSTNVADFFTSPTKQWRIYYSNQQGEAIGFLPGNYSFVVASEQGGFWKVQQPQYDQQSSITTTSTTNALPTSTTTTPSASATYTLSFQGYDYDNQGEVSVHVNNQEVAILPVVDSYQNNNAFTSFSFDITNYALSGGNTVTFSQNLYSSGVKNVQVTGSNGVPLLNDSTYHILLAGGTSSVTYRFNTLQSTTTTSTTTPPTTTTTTTPATGAIPFRFVVMGDSRGNSAAQPVNTGALSQVSNKANGFNPAFQLFTGDLCYDFSQGNCPSVWKSTMNSNLLSKTVPIMGNHDSTDIALWQSNFNIGSIVSSFGGTRYNYRSGQDSLDFSFDYGNSHFVGMAVIDDVSSTRPSADQLNWLDADLTTAERTGCGGTGCALTFLEWHAPVYCTSDSHCPTPAPAPPAQWTTITNAHPSVTAIFHGHEHVIAYTHIDSSKISGVNTNREYEEFITGGAGAPLYGCTSRANWCTSNYGFAVVDVSGTTVTVQIYDINGVPLHTAWTFTKNPTTTTTTTTTTASGIPSGSAPCILSFQGYDYDNKGEVTILVNNQVVATLPTIDSPQNNNVFTSFTMDISKYAVLGSNTITFKQNIYSSGVQRVQVTRTGEILLSYSTYKSLSTSGTTTATYNFYV